The following coding sequences lie in one Komagataeibacter sucrofermentans DSM 15973 genomic window:
- the exbD gene encoding TonB system transport protein ExbD gives MHRIRHDDDSVHEAHEINVTPFIDVMLVLLVIFMVTAPLTTVNVPVDLPSSTEKPVPRPDAPVFLTIKADHGLALGEDDVTADSLPAALAGATQGNHDGRIFLRADKTVDYATLMGVMDRLRTAGYLKVALVNLHNAGEGSVAP, from the coding sequence ATGCATCGTATCCGCCATGATGATGACAGTGTGCATGAAGCACATGAGATCAATGTCACGCCTTTTATTGACGTGATGCTGGTGCTGCTCGTGATTTTCATGGTCACGGCCCCGCTCACCACCGTCAATGTGCCCGTTGATCTGCCTTCCTCGACCGAAAAGCCCGTGCCGCGCCCTGATGCGCCGGTGTTCCTCACCATAAAGGCCGATCACGGGCTGGCGCTGGGCGAGGATGACGTGACAGCCGACAGCCTGCCCGCAGCCCTTGCCGGCGCAACGCAGGGCAACCATGACGGGCGTATTTTCCTGCGGGCGGATAAAACCGTGGATTACGCTACGCTGATGGGTGTGATGGACCGGCTTCGCACCGCGGGTTATCTGAAGGTTGCCCTGGTCAACCTGCACAATGCGGGTGAGGGGAGTGTGGCCCCCTGA
- the exbB gene encoding tonB-system energizer ExbB: MPPVLPSPMTFSAWEMFMNAGSVVRGVMLVLVACSLVTWTILIAKTVELLLARRQLHNAATVLEACASVADATDGAPPCRIARTLLVAVQAERSHSHGIAGDAEGVKERTVLHLERLEAAEGRRFMRGTGLLATIGATAPFIGLFGTVWGIMTAFTGIAASRATSLAVVAPGIAEALLATALGLVAAIPAVVIYNHIMRQSAGCRAQVADLTALVMRLVSRDLGRAAQGSMVQRGYALHDARAAAQ; this comes from the coding sequence ATGCCGCCAGTCCTTCCTTCGCCCATGACGTTCTCTGCGTGGGAGATGTTCATGAATGCGGGTTCCGTGGTGCGCGGCGTCATGCTCGTGCTCGTGGCGTGCAGCCTCGTTACATGGACCATCCTGATTGCCAAAACCGTCGAACTCCTGCTGGCCCGCAGGCAGTTACATAATGCCGCCACCGTGCTGGAGGCATGCGCATCGGTGGCGGATGCAACTGATGGCGCGCCCCCATGCCGCATTGCTCGCACCCTGCTCGTGGCGGTGCAGGCCGAACGCAGCCATTCGCACGGTATCGCGGGTGATGCGGAGGGGGTGAAGGAACGCACAGTGCTCCATCTTGAACGGCTGGAGGCCGCCGAAGGGCGCCGGTTCATGCGCGGCACCGGCCTGCTGGCCACCATTGGCGCCACCGCTCCCTTTATCGGGCTGTTTGGCACGGTATGGGGCATCATGACCGCGTTTACCGGCATTGCGGCCAGCAGGGCCACGAGCCTTGCCGTGGTGGCTCCTGGCATTGCCGAGGCCCTGCTGGCAACCGCCCTCGGCCTTGTGGCCGCCATTCCGGCGGTGGTGATCTATAATCACATCATGCGCCAGTCGGCGGGGTGCCGGGCGCAGGTGGCCGACCTGACCGCGCTGGTCATGCGCCTTGTCTCGCGTGATCTGGGGCGTGCGGCGCAGGGCAGCATGGTGCAGCGCGGCTACGCCCTGCATGATGCCCGCGCGGCGGCGCAATAG
- a CDS encoding energy transducer TonB: protein MPAVFLPHDGAGSFALWHAASLRRADRRAGLVWGASLLVVLGALAGAAWWVMRQPPTVMPMPEAPPAAIAIDLAPEPVATPMPPTDAPPGPMQSLSQPDPTPQPPPEISAPPSPALHPPVAVPRAEDRKPPPKKKRPTPPVRDAPPDRKPPAAATTAPPSLVAPPAAMQAAPMPGADPAHATHAVPTWQAALLARLEHYKRYPAQAQAGRQEGVAVLHFSMDRQGHVLSARIGHSAGHALLDEETLALLRRAEPLPVPPAEVKGDPVVLSVPVEFHLDEEQRQDRSFAVHGAG from the coding sequence ATGCCCGCCGTTTTTTTACCTCATGACGGCGCAGGTTCCTTTGCCCTATGGCACGCGGCCAGCCTGCGGCGGGCTGACCGGCGTGCCGGGCTGGTATGGGGCGCATCGCTGCTGGTGGTTCTGGGCGCGCTGGCGGGTGCTGCGTGGTGGGTGATGCGGCAGCCGCCCACGGTCATGCCCATGCCCGAGGCCCCGCCTGCGGCCATTGCCATTGATCTGGCACCCGAACCCGTAGCCACCCCTATGCCCCCCACCGATGCGCCGCCCGGCCCCATGCAGTCTCTCTCGCAGCCTGATCCCACGCCGCAGCCACCACCCGAGATCAGCGCGCCCCCTTCGCCCGCGCTCCACCCGCCCGTTGCCGTGCCACGGGCAGAAGACCGCAAGCCCCCGCCAAAGAAGAAACGGCCCACGCCCCCCGTCAGGGACGCGCCGCCTGACCGTAAGCCCCCCGCCGCGGCAACAACGGCACCGCCGAGCCTTGTCGCACCACCAGCCGCGATGCAGGCGGCACCCATGCCGGGGGCTGATCCGGCCCATGCCACCCATGCCGTGCCCACCTGGCAGGCCGCGCTGTTGGCACGGCTTGAACATTACAAACGCTACCCCGCCCAAGCGCAGGCCGGGCGGCAGGAAGGCGTTGCGGTGCTGCATTTCTCCATGGACCGGCAGGGCCATGTCCTTTCGGCCCGCATCGGGCATAGCGCAGGCCATGCGCTGCTGGATGAGGAAACGCTTGCCCTGCTCAGGCGGGCGGAACCCCTGCCGGTTCCCCCTGCCGAGGTCAAAGGCGATCCGGTCGTGCTGAGCGTGCCGGTGGAATTCCATCTGGATGAGGAGCAGCGCCAGGACCGGTCTTTTGCAGTTCATGGCGCAGGTTGA
- a CDS encoding thiamine pyrophosphate-dependent dehydrogenase E1 component subunit alpha, with protein sequence MQIARETLLRSYRAMRTIRMFEERLHVEFATGEIPGFVHLYCGEEASAVGVCANLTDNDTIASTHRGHGHCIAKGVEVAGMMAEIYGRSTGVCRGKGGSMHIADLACGMLGANGIVGGGPPLICGAALSHKTLRDGGVAVAFYGDGASNEGTTLESLNLASVWQLPAVFVVEDNGYGEATGASFACAGTQKARAAGFGMPYIECDGSDYFAVHEAAGEAIAHARAGKGPIMLHVHLQRWYGHFEGDAMTYRAPGEVAEAKRDHDCLKLFRERVTQAGLFEDSVLDEVDAAVTDEIEAAVLQAKDDPLPQSADLLADVYVRY encoded by the coding sequence ATGCAAATAGCGCGTGAAACGCTGCTGCGCTCGTATCGGGCAATGCGCACCATCCGGATGTTTGAAGAGCGTCTGCATGTCGAATTTGCAACCGGCGAGATACCAGGCTTCGTGCATCTGTATTGCGGCGAGGAAGCCTCCGCCGTGGGCGTGTGCGCCAACCTGACCGATAATGACACCATCGCCAGCACCCATCGCGGCCACGGCCACTGCATTGCCAAGGGCGTTGAAGTGGCGGGCATGATGGCCGAGATCTATGGCCGCAGCACCGGCGTGTGCCGGGGCAAGGGCGGCTCGATGCACATAGCCGATCTTGCCTGCGGCATGCTGGGGGCCAATGGCATCGTGGGTGGTGGTCCGCCACTGATCTGTGGGGCCGCGCTCTCGCACAAGACCCTGCGCGATGGGGGCGTGGCAGTGGCGTTCTATGGCGATGGCGCCTCGAATGAAGGCACCACGCTTGAAAGCCTCAACCTCGCCTCCGTCTGGCAGCTCCCCGCCGTGTTCGTGGTGGAAGACAATGGTTATGGCGAGGCCACCGGGGCCTCCTTTGCCTGTGCTGGCACCCAGAAGGCGCGGGCTGCGGGTTTTGGCATGCCGTATATCGAATGCGATGGCTCGGACTACTTCGCGGTGCATGAGGCTGCGGGCGAGGCCATTGCCCATGCGCGCGCGGGCAAGGGGCCGATCATGCTGCATGTGCACCTGCAGCGCTGGTATGGCCATTTTGAAGGCGATGCCATGACCTATCGCGCCCCGGGCGAAGTGGCCGAGGCCAAGCGCGACCATGACTGCCTCAAGCTGTTCCGCGAGCGCGTGACGCAGGCGGGCCTGTTCGAGGACAGCGTGCTTGATGAGGTCGATGCCGCCGTAACCGACGAGATCGAGGCCGCCGTGCTGCAGGCCAAGGATGACCCGCTACCCCAGTCCGCCGACCTGCTGGCCGATGTGTATGTGCGCTACTGA
- a CDS encoding TonB-dependent siderophore receptor: protein MSQPELSPTRAQGHGLRVAVALGMSVGLGAGADEAHAEAPPEPTDTADSTIKLSAVRVGGQARTADAGIEAGNTNSESLHIARMPTSVRDTPQTITVVPQELIKQQRAFTLDQALANVPGITLSTGEGAGGLNGDQFRIRGLQARQDIYTDGLRDFGTYTRDTFNTESVEVIKGPSGEYFGAGNVGGVINQSQKHAHAGNSYSYDQTFGSGPLFRGVGDINYQINEDMAIRINGMFNKQDVVDRDNVTSNRYGAAVDFGVGLRSKTSWHLTWQWLNTNSKPDYGVSMLNVGGIYRPITDYGVARNTSYTRNFDFDRSSIHALTSALRSNITRWFTLTNDTRLSLYERDYTATTPAACSGACAAAILSGGNYALPYGAGGGVAYRQQGWGVQNVIMGRARFDTGFVHHDLKAGVDINYTSDSRWPGSFTNRDKNQTIRNPQYAYPGTSLSFPASGYGNANARDLGLFLADRMQLTRQLSLFGTARWDSFSSTYYKQSSANDGRAEQKSDRWSPSGSIMYSPLKDTSFYFTFARSYKPVGTDVSSLVTVKPQVGDVAQKGINLSPQRSDLFEFGNKSDFFHKRLGTTVAFFQISENNSRYYDVNGDMKTGFADSGSGRRIRGVELSANGKITRDWQVFASYSYMDGHVTHSNTGDNGKTAPQVPHNNMSVWSSYDLSRLLLRPQWGDLKIGGGAQYSSGYWAGPDTTNTARMPYTFNLNAMVSWDYRHYHVSFNANNITNRLNYASSFSGSRAVPSPGRYFLGSIGVSF from the coding sequence TTGAGCCAGCCAGAACTGTCCCCCACCAGAGCACAAGGGCACGGGCTTCGCGTTGCCGTGGCCCTGGGCATGTCGGTCGGCCTTGGCGCGGGGGCGGATGAAGCCCATGCCGAAGCCCCGCCCGAACCGACCGATACAGCCGACAGCACCATCAAACTCTCTGCCGTGCGCGTGGGCGGCCAGGCCCGCACGGCAGATGCCGGCATTGAAGCAGGCAACACCAACAGCGAGAGCCTGCATATCGCACGCATGCCCACCAGCGTGCGCGATACGCCGCAGACCATTACCGTCGTGCCACAGGAACTGATCAAGCAGCAGCGCGCCTTCACGCTCGACCAGGCGCTGGCCAACGTACCGGGCATCACCCTTTCCACCGGCGAGGGCGCGGGCGGCCTGAATGGCGACCAGTTCCGCATTCGCGGGCTGCAGGCGCGTCAGGATATCTATACTGATGGCCTGCGTGATTTTGGCACCTATACGCGCGATACGTTCAATACCGAGAGCGTTGAAGTCATCAAAGGCCCGTCGGGCGAGTATTTCGGCGCGGGCAATGTAGGCGGCGTCATCAACCAGAGCCAGAAGCACGCCCATGCGGGCAACAGCTACAGCTATGACCAGACTTTTGGCAGCGGGCCGCTTTTTCGTGGCGTGGGCGACATCAACTACCAGATCAATGAGGACATGGCCATTCGCATCAATGGCATGTTCAATAAACAGGATGTGGTTGACCGCGACAACGTGACATCGAACCGCTACGGCGCCGCAGTCGATTTTGGCGTAGGCCTGCGCAGCAAAACATCATGGCACCTGACATGGCAGTGGCTGAACACCAACAGCAAGCCCGATTACGGCGTGAGCATGCTCAATGTGGGCGGCATCTATCGCCCCATTACCGATTATGGCGTGGCGCGCAACACCAGCTACACCCGCAATTTCGACTTTGACCGCTCCAGTATCCACGCCCTCACCTCCGCGCTCAGATCAAACATCACGCGCTGGTTCACGCTCACCAATGACACGCGGCTGAGCCTGTACGAACGTGATTATACCGCCACCACGCCCGCTGCCTGCTCGGGGGCGTGCGCTGCCGCCATCCTGTCGGGTGGCAATTACGCCCTGCCCTATGGCGCGGGCGGCGGTGTGGCTTACCGGCAGCAGGGCTGGGGCGTGCAGAATGTCATCATGGGGCGCGCGCGTTTTGACACCGGCTTTGTCCATCATGACCTCAAGGCGGGAGTGGACATCAACTACACCAGTGATTCACGCTGGCCGGGCAGTTTCACCAACCGCGACAAAAACCAGACCATCCGCAACCCGCAATATGCCTATCCGGGCACGTCGCTCAGCTTTCCCGCATCGGGCTACGGCAATGCCAATGCACGTGACCTGGGGCTGTTCCTCGCCGACCGCATGCAACTGACCCGACAGCTTTCGCTGTTCGGCACGGCGCGGTGGGATTCGTTCAGCAGCACGTATTACAAGCAGTCAAGCGCAAACGACGGCCGCGCCGAGCAGAAATCCGACCGCTGGAGCCCCTCGGGCAGCATCATGTATTCGCCGCTGAAGGACACATCGTTCTACTTCACCTTCGCGCGCTCGTACAAGCCCGTGGGCACCGATGTTTCCTCGCTGGTCACGGTCAAGCCGCAGGTGGGCGACGTGGCGCAGAAGGGCATCAACCTCTCGCCCCAGCGCAGCGACCTGTTCGAGTTTGGCAACAAGTCAGACTTCTTTCACAAGCGGCTGGGCACCACGGTCGCCTTCTTCCAGATCAGCGAGAACAATTCGCGCTATTATGACGTGAATGGCGACATGAAAACCGGCTTTGCCGATTCCGGCAGCGGTCGCCGCATCCGTGGCGTGGAACTCAGCGCGAACGGCAAGATCACGCGCGACTGGCAGGTCTTTGCCTCCTATTCCTACATGGACGGGCACGTGACCCACAGCAACACCGGCGATAACGGCAAAACCGCGCCACAGGTGCCGCACAACAACATGTCGGTGTGGAGTTCGTATGACCTCTCGCGCCTGCTGCTGCGCCCACAGTGGGGTGACCTCAAGATTGGCGGTGGCGCACAGTATTCATCAGGCTACTGGGCCGGGCCGGACACGACCAATACAGCCCGCATGCCCTATACCTTCAACCTCAACGCCATGGTTTCGTGGGATTACAGGCACTACCATGTCTCGTTCAACGCCAACAACATCACCAACCGGCTCAACTATGCCTCCTCGTTCTCCGGGTCGCGGGCGGTGCCTTCGCCGGGGCGTTACTTCCTTGGCAGCATTGGCGTATCATTTTGA
- the msrQ gene encoding protein-methionine-sulfoxide reductase heme-binding subunit MsrQ — MPRLTGAGRTRTLLPWRGEKMALMAVGLLPAALYFWYGAQDRLGPDPVNVFERWLGLWAVRFLLAALLVTPLRVVSGISLLRYRRVLGLLAFWYALMHVSVYVALDQQGNLAVLWHDITRRPFLMLGFAAFMLLLPLALTSNDWSIRRLGRRWGRLHRLVYGVAVLVAVHFLLAFKTYNATSVSYAAALMAMVLWRAVSLARTRMGRARA, encoded by the coding sequence ATGCCGCGCCTGACCGGGGCGGGGCGCACCCGCACGCTGTTGCCATGGCGTGGTGAGAAAATGGCGCTGATGGCGGTGGGGCTGCTGCCTGCGGCGCTCTATTTCTGGTATGGCGCGCAGGACAGGCTGGGGCCGGACCCGGTCAATGTGTTCGAGCGGTGGCTGGGGCTGTGGGCGGTGCGCTTCCTGCTTGCGGCCCTGCTGGTCACGCCGCTGCGGGTCGTGAGCGGTATCAGCCTGCTGCGCTACCGTCGCGTGCTGGGGCTGCTGGCGTTCTGGTATGCGCTGATGCATGTGAGTGTTTACGTGGCGCTCGACCAGCAGGGCAATCTGGCTGTGCTGTGGCATGACATCACGCGCAGGCCCTTCCTCATGCTCGGGTTTGCGGCCTTCATGCTGCTGCTGCCCCTCGCGCTCACATCAAATGACTGGTCCATCCGCAGGCTGGGGCGGCGCTGGGGCCGGTTGCACCGGCTGGTTTATGGCGTTGCGGTGCTGGTTGCGGTGCATTTTCTACTGGCGTTCAAGACCTATAACGCCACCAGCGTCAGCTACGCGGCGGCCTTGATGGCCATGGTGCTGTGGCGCGCTGTCTCCCTGGCCCGGACCCGCATGGGGCGTGCAAGGGCATAA
- the msrP gene encoding protein-methionine-sulfoxide reductase catalytic subunit MsrP, with amino-acid sequence MARWSYPRLSSGEITPREVWLSRRRLLAGATLGMAVGAAPRALAEPLHTRPGPFQAAEKPTPLQDVTHYNNFYEFGLDKTDPSTRSGRFHARPWTVSVEGLVAHPRVWDIDALIAAMPIEERLYRMRCVEAWSMVIPWDGFPLASLLALAEPLGSARYVAFESVVRPAEMPGQTGGLDSLAWPYVEGLRLDEAMHPLTLLAVGLYGETLPNQNGAPVRLVVPWKYGFKGIKSITRIRLVERMPPTTWNQMNPAEYGFFANVNPDVDHPRWSQASERVIGAGGFFGGGRKKTLMFNGYGEQVAGLYGTMNLRSFY; translated from the coding sequence ATGGCCCGATGGTCCTATCCGCGTCTGTCATCAGGTGAGATTACGCCGCGCGAGGTCTGGCTGTCGCGGCGCAGGCTGCTGGCGGGGGCAACGCTGGGCATGGCGGTCGGCGCCGCGCCACGCGCCCTGGCCGAGCCCCTGCACACCCGGCCCGGCCCCTTTCAGGCGGCGGAAAAACCCACCCCGCTGCAAGACGTGACCCACTATAACAACTTCTATGAATTCGGGCTGGACAAGACTGATCCTTCAACCCGTTCCGGCCGGTTTCATGCGCGGCCGTGGACCGTGTCGGTCGAAGGGTTGGTGGCCCATCCGCGCGTGTGGGACATTGATGCGCTGATCGCCGCTATGCCGATCGAGGAGCGGCTTTACCGCATGCGCTGTGTCGAGGCGTGGTCGATGGTCATCCCGTGGGATGGCTTTCCGCTGGCCAGCCTGCTCGCTCTGGCCGAGCCGCTGGGCAGCGCGCGTTATGTCGCGTTTGAATCGGTCGTGCGCCCGGCCGAGATGCCGGGCCAGACGGGTGGGCTCGACAGCCTGGCCTGGCCGTATGTGGAGGGGTTACGGCTTGATGAAGCCATGCACCCGCTCACCCTGCTGGCCGTGGGCCTGTATGGCGAGACCCTGCCCAACCAGAACGGCGCGCCGGTCAGGCTGGTCGTGCCGTGGAAATATGGCTTCAAGGGCATCAAGTCCATTACCCGCATCAGACTGGTGGAAAGGATGCCACCCACGACATGGAACCAGATGAACCCCGCCGAGTATGGCTTCTTCGCCAACGTCAACCCCGACGTGGATCACCCGCGCTGGAGCCAGGCCTCGGAACGGGTGATCGGCGCGGGCGGATTTTTTGGCGGCGGGCGTAAGAAAACCCTCATGTTCAATGGCTATGGCGAGCAGGTGGCCGGGTTGTATGGCACCATGAACCTGCGCAGCTTTTACTGA
- a CDS encoding helix-turn-helix domain-containing protein: MPHGSGFPPAFPARPAPSVIGTGLEASWRRCQHDYALDPSTPALPDVLSGTELRHACQHAGRMLYFAGPEMTRLHHALEPVGYTALLADTAGVVLAHNVAGALQRGCRRWNLWPGAVWHERHAGTNGIGTCLAEQRSISVHRNEHWRSFLHGLTGIATPVYDATGRMAGALNASSYRPSPDGSLGALIASNLLQAARQIEQAFFMDLYRGHTIMLLGAAQEASASVPMMALNRERHVVGATHAARAQLGLPPASDVSLCLMEETAPRAPLREAQAMAIRTALASAGGKVAVAARMLGISRSTLHRKLRALADTQATMRP, translated from the coding sequence ATGCCGCACGGTTCCGGTTTCCCGCCTGCCTTTCCTGCACGGCCTGCCCCCTCCGTTATCGGAACAGGGCTTGAGGCCTCATGGCGGCGCTGCCAGCACGACTACGCGCTTGACCCCAGCACGCCCGCGCTGCCCGATGTGCTGTCGGGCACGGAACTGCGCCATGCCTGCCAGCACGCGGGCCGCATGCTGTATTTTGCGGGGCCGGAAATGACGCGCCTGCACCATGCGCTTGAACCCGTGGGCTACACCGCCCTGCTAGCCGATACCGCGGGCGTGGTACTGGCGCATAACGTGGCGGGGGCCTTGCAGCGCGGCTGCCGCCGGTGGAACCTGTGGCCCGGCGCCGTGTGGCACGAGCGCCATGCGGGCACCAACGGCATTGGTACCTGCCTTGCCGAACAACGCAGCATAAGCGTGCACCGCAATGAACACTGGCGCAGTTTCCTGCATGGGCTGACCGGCATTGCAACGCCGGTCTATGACGCGACGGGCCGCATGGCGGGCGCGCTCAATGCCAGTTCCTACCGCCCCTCGCCCGATGGCAGCCTTGGCGCGCTCATCGCATCAAACCTTCTGCAGGCCGCGCGCCAAATCGAGCAGGCTTTCTTCATGGATCTGTATCGTGGCCATACCATCATGCTGCTTGGCGCAGCACAGGAGGCATCGGCTTCCGTGCCCATGATGGCGCTCAACCGCGAGCGCCACGTAGTGGGTGCCACCCATGCCGCGCGCGCGCAGTTGGGCCTGCCGCCTGCCAGCGATGTCAGCCTGTGCCTGATGGAGGAGACCGCCCCGCGCGCCCCGTTGCGCGAGGCCCAGGCCATGGCCATCCGCACGGCCCTGGCCAGCGCGGGCGGCAAGGTGGCGGTGGCGGCAAGGATGCTGGGCATAAGCCGCTCGACCCTGCACCGTAAACTGCGTGCCTTAGCCGACACGCAGGCGACCATGCGGCCCTGA